In Tursiops truncatus isolate mTurTru1 chromosome 10, mTurTru1.mat.Y, whole genome shotgun sequence, the sequence TCAGCCCAAAGGCATCCACCTGGCCGATGAGCTGCATACTTGCGCTGAACACCTTCACCGTGGTGCTGCAGGCCCCGGTCCCCACAGCCAGGGGGTGCTCTAGGACCGCAATGGCCCCGGTGAGCCAGGACACCGCCACCCCCCTGGGATGGCACAGGTGAGTTTGCAACCGTTCAGTTCTCCGGAGGACCCCTTCTGGAAAGTCGATTTCCAGGAGGTGCAGGGACCCCGCCTCCGCATCAGTTACCATGACCCCATTCTGAGGGGTGGTCTCCACACCCCAAGGCAAGGAGAACTGGCCTCCGATGACAAGCTTAATCTGGCCAAAAAAGTCAAACACTTTGATGGAGCGGTCGCCGGCGTCGGTGACAACCACATGGCAGTCGTTTGTGACGGTGACGTCAAGTGGATACCTAATGTCCTGAGCAGCGTCCCCCTTCTCTCCAAACTGATGCGCACATCCTCCCCCCGCGTCAAAGATCTTGACACGCCTCCTGCCGTCGTGCACCACCACGACCCGCCCCGTCTTAGGACACAGCGCCAGCCCAGTGGGGTTGACCAGGGTCCCCCAGCCTCCGAAGGCGTGGTGGCAGGTGAGGACCCCGGGGGCGGAGGGGGCGGCGCGCGGGGCCGCTGGGGCCGGGCGCAGCGCGGAGCCCAGGAGCTCCAGGAGGTGCAGCACCGGCAGGCAGTCGCTGGTGTCGCAGCCCCTGCAGGCTCGCCGGCAGAAGGGGCACTCGAGGGCCAGCGTCCGCGGGTGCGCCAGGGCGGCCACGCAGGCCAGGCAGACCACGTGGCCGCAGGGCAGGTTGCGTGGGCGCCGCTGCTGGCGGTGGCCGAACCGCTCAAAGCACACCTTGCACTCGAGCAGGCTGGTCTCGGCCTCGCGCACCAGCTCCCGCAGCGCTGGCCCGCTCCCGGAAGCCTCGGCACCCATCGCGCGGCCTGAAGGACTCCCGCCGCCCCGGCAGCCTGCGGAGCTGTACGCTGCCCCCGCGCCGCCCGGGGTCACGGTCACGGGGCGGGGCGCTGGTCCTGACGTCGACGGCGGCCGGCCGCTCGGCCGAGAcctgctgccccctggtgggcaCTGCATCCTGAGGGTCTGACAGTGGACACTGACAAGCTGTATCCACAGCGCGTGGTCAGACCtgtaatcttcacaacagtcATGGATGGACTATCTCCAATTTACACTTGAGGAAACATACATATTGAGGACAAGCGGGTTGCTCCCTGGTACCCAGCAG encodes:
- the NHLRC1 gene encoding E3 ubiquitin-protein ligase NHLRC1, with the translated sequence MGAEASGSGPALRELVREAETSLLECKVCFERFGHRQQRRPRNLPCGHVVCLACVAALAHPRTLALECPFCRRACRGCDTSDCLPVLHLLELLGSALRPAPAAPRAAPSAPGVLTCHHAFGGWGTLVNPTGLALCPKTGRVVVVHDGRRRVKIFDAGGGCAHQFGEKGDAAQDIRYPLDVTVTNDCHVVVTDAGDRSIKVFDFFGQIKLVIGGQFSLPWGVETTPQNGVMVTDAEAGSLHLLEIDFPEGVLRRTERLQTHLCHPRGVAVSWLTGAIAVLEHPLAVGTGACSTTVKVFSASMQLIGQVDAFGLSLFFPSKITASAVTFDHQGNVIVADTSNLAVLCLGKPEEFPVLKPIITHGLSHPVALTFTKENSLLVLDSAAHSIKVYKVDWG